From the genome of Gryllotalpicola protaetiae:
GGCGTCATCGCCCTGATCTTCGGCACGGATGCCGAGCGGAAGTCCCTCGAGGACATCTCCGCCCCGATCTCGCTCGTCCTCCCACGCTGACGAATCGGTTCGATTCGACAAGAATGGGAGCGTGAAGAGACTTGCACTGCCGCAGACGAATCTGACCGCTTCCAACCTGATCCTCGGGCTGATGAGGATCGCCGACCTCGACGACGAGGCCATCCGCACCCTGGTCGCCACCGCCCGCGAGACGGGCATCGACTTCTTCGACCACGCCGACGTGTACGGCGGCTCGCCGCACCACTGCGAGCAGCGCTTCGGCGACGCCGTGACGTTCACGTCGAGCGAGCGCGAGCAGGTGCGCATCCAGACCAAGACGGGCATCGTGCCCGGCGCGTTCGACTTCTCGAAGGAGCACATCCTCGAGTCGGTGGATGCCTCGCTGCGCGCCCTGCGCACCGACTACCTCGACGTGCTGCTGCTGCACCGGCCCGATACCCTGGTCGAGCCCGAGGAGGTCGCGGCCGCGTTCGACGAGCTCGAAGCCGCGGGGAAGGTGCGCAACTTCGGCGTCTCGAACCAGACGCCGGGCCAGGTCGAGCTGCTGAAGAAGTTCGTCAAGCAGCCGCTCGCCTTCAACCAGGTGCAGTTGTCGATCACGCACGCGCCGCTGATCGCGGCCGGCGTCGCGTCGAACATGGCGGGGCTCGACCAGTCGATCGACCGCGACAACGGCATCCTCGACTACGCGCGCCTCAACGACATCACGCTGCAGGCCTGGTCGCCGTTCCAGAAGCAGTTCTTCAACGGCGTCTTCCTCGGCGACCGCGAGACCTACCCCGAGCTGAACGACGCGATCGACGAGCTCGCCGCGAAGTACGAGGTGACGCCGACCGCGATCGCCGTGGCCTGGATCACCCGGCACCCCGCGAACTTCCAGGTCGTGCTCGGCACCACGAAGCCCGAGCGCGTCCGCGAGGCGGCGGCCGGCAGCGACATCCCGCTGACTCGCGTCGAGTGGTACCGGCTCTTCACCGCGGCGGGTTACATCCTGCCGTGATGTGTGTGCCCTTGGCGCGCGCTTTCACCACTTGACGCGCGCGCCAAGAACGACATGATGGGGAAATGTGCGGGTTTCGCACATTATTTGCACGTTTACAAAGGAGTAATCATGCAACACCCCGCCGCGACGGCGTTCAACCGTCGCACCCTGCTGAAAGGCGCAGGAATCGGCGCCCTCGGCCTGTTCGCAGCACCCGTTCTCGCCGCATGCACCGGCACGCCGTCCGGCGGCGGCACGTCCGCCTCGAAGACGCTCACCTTCGGCTCGAACGCGTCGGACGACGTGCCCAAGCGCGCCTACGCCGCATTCGTCGACGCGTTCCAGAAGAAGTCCGGCGACACCGTCAAGGTGAACACGACCGACCACAACTCGTTCCAGGACAAGATCTCGAACTACCTGCAGGGCGCCCCTGACGACGCCTTCACGTGGTTCGCCGGCTACCGCATGCAGTACTACTCGAAGAAGGGCCTGACGGCCGACATCGACGATGTCTGGGACAAGATCGGCGACAACTACTCCGAGGGGCTCGCGAAGGCCTCCACGGGTGAGGACGGCAAGAAGTACTTCGTTCCGAACTACAACTACCCGTGGGGCTACTTCTACAAGAAGTCGCTGTGGCAGTCGAAGGGCTACCAGGTGCCGAAGACCCTCGACGACTTCGAGGCGCTCTGCAAGCAGATGAAGACCGACGGCCTGATTCCGATCGGGTTCGCCGACAAGGACGCATGGCCCGCGTGCGGCACCTTCGACTACATCGACATGCGCACCAACGGCTACCAGTTCCACATGGATCTGTGCGCCCACAAGGAGTCCTGGAACCAGAAGAAGGTGCAGGACGTCTTCGACACGTGGAAGCTGCTGCTGCCCTACCAGGACCCGGCCGCGCTCGGCATGACGTGGCAGGACGCCGCGCAGAAGCTCGGCAAGGGCGAGAGCGGCATGTTCCTGCTCGGTTCGTTCGTCACACAGCAGTTCACCGACCCGGCGACGCTCGCCGACATCGACTTCTTCCCGTTCCCGTCGATCGCGGTCGAGGGGCA
Proteins encoded in this window:
- a CDS encoding ABC transporter substrate-binding protein, with the protein product MQHPAATAFNRRTLLKGAGIGALGLFAAPVLAACTGTPSGGGTSASKTLTFGSNASDDVPKRAYAAFVDAFQKKSGDTVKVNTTDHNSFQDKISNYLQGAPDDAFTWFAGYRMQYYSKKGLTADIDDVWDKIGDNYSEGLAKASTGEDGKKYFVPNYNYPWGYFYKKSLWQSKGYQVPKTLDDFEALCKQMKTDGLIPIGFADKDAWPACGTFDYIDMRTNGYQFHMDLCAHKESWNQKKVQDVFDTWKLLLPYQDPAALGMTWQDAAQKLGKGESGMFLLGSFVTQQFTDPATLADIDFFPFPSIAVEGQDAIEAPIDGLMLSKKGGQNQAARDLLAFMGTGAGQLAYWKVDGSNLMTAKDADTSGYTDFSKKLAGVIADAKSVSQFFDRDALPAMATNVLEPAMQSFIKDGTVDLSNIESQAKTQYASE
- a CDS encoding aldo/keto reductase, whose protein sequence is MKRLALPQTNLTASNLILGLMRIADLDDEAIRTLVATARETGIDFFDHADVYGGSPHHCEQRFGDAVTFTSSEREQVRIQTKTGIVPGAFDFSKEHILESVDASLRALRTDYLDVLLLHRPDTLVEPEEVAAAFDELEAAGKVRNFGVSNQTPGQVELLKKFVKQPLAFNQVQLSITHAPLIAAGVASNMAGLDQSIDRDNGILDYARLNDITLQAWSPFQKQFFNGVFLGDRETYPELNDAIDELAAKYEVTPTAIAVAWITRHPANFQVVLGTTKPERVREAAAGSDIPLTRVEWYRLFTAAGYILP